CCGCGATCAGCTTTTCCTGCAGTTCGCCAGCTTGTTTTTCGATGTGAGCCATCTTACACCTCTACCTTAGAACTGAAGGCCAGCTTCACGAGCAGCATCTGCCAGTGCCTGGACGCGACCATGATATTGGAACCCGGAACGGTCAAAAGACACATCTTTAATGCCTTTTTCCAGAGCGCGTTCAGCAACAGCTTTACCTACAGCTGCGGCCGCGTCTTTGTTACCGGTGTACTTCAGTTGTTCAGAGATAGCTTTTTCTACAGTAGAAGCAGCTACCAGAACTTCAGAACCATTCGATGCGATTACCTGGGCGTAAATATGACGCGGGGTACGATGTACCACCAGGCGGGTCGCACCAAGCTCTTTGAGCTTGCGGCGTGCGCGGGTCGCACGACGGATACGAGCAGATTTCTTATCCATAGTGTTACCTTACTTCTTCTTAGCCTCTTTGGTACGCACGACTTCGTCGGCGTAACGAACACCCTTGCCTTTATAAGGCTCAGGACGACGGTAGGCGCGCAGATCTGCTGCAACCTGGCCGATCACCTGTTTATCAGCGCCTTTCAGCACGATTTCAGTCTGAGTCGGACATTCAGCAGTGATACCCGCCGGCAGTTGATGGTCAACAGGATGAGAGAAACCCAGGGACAGGTTTACAACATTCCCTTTAACCGCTGCACGATAACCTACACCAACCAGCTGCAGCTTCTTAGTGAAGCCTTCGGTAACACCGATAACCATTGAATTCAGCAGGGCACGCGCGGTACCAGCCTGAGCCCAACCATCCACGTAACCATCACGCGGACCGAAGGTCAGAGCATTATCTGCCTGGTTAACTTCAACAGCATCGTTGAGGGTACGAGTCAGCTCGCCGTTTTTACCTTTGATCGTGATAACCTGACCGTTGATTTTTACATCAACGCCGGCAGGAATAACGACCGGTGCTTTAGCAACACGAGACATTTTTTCCTCCGATTAGGCTACGTAGCAGATAATTTCGCCACCAAGACCAGCCTGGCGCGCTGCACGATCAGTCATAACACCTTTAGAGGTAGAAACAACTGCGATACCCATACCACCCATAACTTTCGGCAGCTCATCTTTTTTCTTATAGATGCGCAGACCTGGGCGGCTGATACGCTGAATGCTTTCTACCACAGCTTTACCCTGGAAGTATTTAAGAGTCACTTCCAGTTCCGGCTTGGTGTCGCCTTCAATTTTGAAATCTTCAATAAAACCTTCTTCCTTCAGCACGTTGGCAATTGCCACTTTCAGCCTGGAGGAAGGCATGGTGACCGCAGCTTTGTTCGCGGTCTGACCGTTACGGATACGGGTCAGCATATCCGCGATCGGATCTTGCATGCTCATCTGTCTTTACTCCCGTGATTCAATTGGTGACAATTACCAGCTAGCCTTTTTCAGACCCGGGATTTCACCGCGCATAGCGGATTCACGGACCTTGATACGGCTCAACCCGAACTTCCGCAGGAAACCATGCGGACGACCAGTTTGACGGCAGCGGTTACGCTGACGAGACGGGCTGGAATCACGCGGCAGACTCTGCAGCTTGAGAACAGCGTTCCAACGATCTTCGTCGGAAGCGTTCACATCAGAAATGATCGCTTTCAGTTCAGCGCGTTTCGCGAAGTATTTTTCAGCTAAAGCTACGCGTTTAACTTCGCGTGCTTTCATAGATTGCTTAGCCATGGAGTAACCCTACCTTACTTGCGGAACGGGAAGTCAAAGGCAGCCAGCAGAGCACGGCCTTCTTCGTCAGATTTCGCAGTAGTGGTAATGGTAATATCCAAACCACGCACGCGATCGACCTTATCGTAGTCGATTTCTGGGAAGATGATCTGCTCACGGACACCCATGCTGTAGTTACCACGACCGTCGAAAGACTTAGCGGACAAGCCACGGAAGTCACGGATACGAGGTACAGCAATAGTGATCAGGCGCTCAAAGAACTCCCACATGCGTTCGCCACGCAGAGTCACTTTACAGCCGATCGGATAGCCCTGACGGATTTTGAAGCCCGCAACGGATTTGCGCGCTTTGGTGATCAACGGTTTTTGACCGGAGATTGCTGCCAGGTCAGCTGCTGCGTTATCCAGCAGTTTCTTGTCAGCGATCGCTTCACCAACACCCATATTCAGGGTGATCTTCTCGACCCGAGGGACTTGCATGACAGAATTGTAGTTAAACTCAGTCATGAGTTTGCTAACTACTTCGTCTTTGTAGTAATCATGCAGTTTCGCCATCGTACTACTCCAAATTACTTGATAGTTTCGCTGTTAGACTTGAAGAAACGGACTTTTTTGCCGTCTTCGAATCTAAAGCCTACACGGTCAGCCTTGCCAGTTGCCGCATTGAAGAGCGCAACGTTAGAAACCTGAATTGCAGCTTCTTTTTCAACGATGCCACCCGGTTGGTTCAGGGCCGGAACCGGCTTCTGATGTTTCTTAACCAGGTTAATACCTTCAACAATGATCTTGCCGGAAGACAGAACATTTTTTACTTTACCGCGTTTACCTTTATCTTTACCGGTTAACACGATAACTTCGTCATCACGACGGATTTTCGCTGCCATGATTCGCTCCTTAGAGTACTTCTGGTGCCAGAGAGATAATTTTCATGAACTTCTCGTTACGAAGTTCACGAGTTACCGGCCCAAAAATACGCGTACCGATAGGTTGCTCGCTATTATTGTTCAAAATAACGCATGCATTACCATCGAAGCGAATGACAGAACCGTCCGGGCGACGAACACCCTTCTTGGTGCGCACCACTACCGCCTTCAGCACATCACCTTTTTTGACCTTACCACGCGGAATTGCTTCTTTGATGGTGATCTTGATGATGTCGCCTACGCCTGCGTAGCGACGGTGCGAGCCACCCAGAACCTTGATACACATTACGCGACGTGCACCGGAGTTGTCGGCGACGTTCAGCATAGTCTGTTCTTGGATCATTTTAGTGCTCCGCTAATGTCAACTACTACTGAAGACCCTAAAATCAGGGTCGATAAAAAGCCCCATATCGGGGGCGCGGCATTATAACACCGGTTCCCAGAGATGGGTAGAAAAAATAAACGGCCCATTTCTGAGCCGTTTATTCGTTAGAGAACGCGTACTGTATTACAGAACCGCTTTCTCTACAACGCGAACCAGCGTCCAGGATTTAGTCTTGGACAGCGGACGGCATTCGCGGATTTCAACCACGTCGCCGGTGCCGCATTCGTTGTTCTCGTCATGTACGTGCAGTTTAGTCGTACGTTTGATGAATTTACCGTAGATCGGGTGTTTCACGAAACGTTCGATAGCTACAACAATGGATTTCTCCATTTTGTCGCTAACAACACGACCTTGCAGAGTACGGATTTTATCGGTCATTACGCACCCGCCTTCTCAGTCAGTAAAGTCTTAACGCGTGCGACATCACGACGCACTTGCTTCAACAGGTGAGTCTGTTGCAGCTGGCCACTTGCAGCCTGCATACGCAGGTTGAACTGCTCGCGCAGCAGGTTAAGCAGCTCGGTGTTCAGCTCTTCAACGCTCTTTTCACGCAGCTCTTTTGCTTTCATTACATCACCGTCTTAGTTACAAAGGTGGTTTTAATCGGCAGTTTTGCTGCTGCCAGCTCGAAGGCTTCACGGGCCAGCTCTTCCGGAACACCGTCCATTTCGTACAGGACTTTACCCGGCTGAATCAAGGCAACCCAATACTCTACGTTACCTTTACCTTTACCCATACGAACTTCCAGCGGCTTCTCGGTGATCGGTTTGTCCGGGAATACACGGATCCAGATCTTGCCCTGACGCTTAACGGCACGAGTCATAGCACGACGTGCTGCTTCGATTTGACGAGCGGTCAGACGACCACGGCCAACAGCTTTCAGACCGTAAGTGCCGAAGCTCACATCCGTGCCCTGCGCGAGACCACGGTTGCGGCCTTTGTGCACTTTACGGAATTTTGTACGCTTTGGTTGTAACATCAGCGACGCTCCTTATTTACGGCCTTTACGCTGCTGCTTTTTAGGTTGAGCAGCCGGTTTTTCCGGTTGTTCAACTGCAGCCATACCACCAAGGATCTCACCTTTGAAGATCCACACTTTTACGCCGATTACACCGTAAGTGGTGTGCGCTTCGGAGGTGTTGTAGTCAATGTCAGCGCGCAGAGTGTGCAGCGGAACGCGACCTTCACGGTACCATTCGGTACGTGCGATCTCAGCGCCACCCAGACGGCCGCTAACTTCAACTTTAATACCTTTAGCGCCCAGACGCATGGCGTTCTGTACAGCACGCTTCATAGCACGACGGAACATAACACGACGTTCCAGCTGAGAAGTGATGCTGTCAGCAACCAGTTTTGCGTCCAGTTCAGGTTTACGAACTTCGGCGATATTGATCTGAGCAGGAACGCCAGCGATATCCGCTACGACCTTGCGCAGTTTTTCAACGTCTTCACCTTTCTTACCGATAACGATACCCGGGCGAGCAGTGTGAATGGTTACACGAATGCTTTTAGCCGGACGCTCGATAACGATACGAGATACAGACGCTTTAGCCAGTTCCTTCGTCAAGAACTGACGTACTTTAAAATCGCTGTCCAGGTTGTCAGCGAATTCTTTGGTGTTCGCAAACCAGGTAGAGTTCCATGGTTTTACAATACCCAGGCGAATACCATTAGGATGTACTTTCTGACCCATTGCTAGTCTCCAGAGTCTCAGCGATCGGACACAACCACAGTGATGTGGCTGGTGCGCTTCAGGATGCGATCTGCACGACCTTTTGCACGCGGCATAATGCGCTTCATGCTCGGGCCTTCGTCTACGAAAATTTTCGTAACTTTCAGATCGTCAATGTCAGCGCCATCGTTGTGTTCAGCGTTAGCAATGGCAGATTCCAGAACCTTCTTGACCAGTACAGCCGCTTTCTTGTTGGTGTAGGTCAGAATATCCAGGGCCTGCGACACTTTCTTACCGCGAATCAGGTCAGCAACAAGGCGAACCTTCTGAGCAGAAGAACGAGCATGGCGATGTTGAGCTAAAGTTTCCATCTCTTCCTCCTACCTTATTTCTTCTTCGCTTTTTTATCAGCAGCGTGGCCGCGATAAGTACGAGTCGGTGCGAATTCACCCAGTTTGTGACCGACCATTTCGTCGGAAACAAATACCGGAACGTGCTGACGACCATTATGGACAGCGATGGTCAAACCGATCATGTTAGGAAAGATCGTTGAACGACGGGACCAAGTGCGCAGGGGCTTCTTGTCTCCGCTTTCCACCGCTTTCTCTACCTTCTTCAGCAAGTGCAGGTCAATAAAAGGACCTTTCTTGAGAGAACGTGGCATGGCTTATCCTCTAAAATTATTTGCTACGGCGACGTACGATGAATTTATCAGTACGCTTGTTGCTGCGGGTCTTCTTACCTTTGGTCTGAACGCCCCACGGAGTTACCGGGTGCTTACCAAAGTTACGACCTTCACCACCACCGTGTGGGTGGTCGACCGGGTTCATCGCAGTACCGCGAACGGTAGGACGAACACCACGCCAGCGTGCAGCACCTGCTTTACCCAGAACGCGCAGCATATGCTCAGCATTGCCAACTTCGCCCAGAGTAGCACGGCACTCTGCTTCTACTTTACGCATTTCACCAGAACGCAGACGCAGAGTGACATAGGCGCCATCGCGAGCAACGATCTGAACGTAAGTACCAGCAGAACGCGCCAGCTGACCGCCTTTACCTGGTTTCATTTCTACGTTATGAACGGTAGAACCAACCGGGATATTGCGCATCGGCAGGGTGTTGCCTGCTTTGATTGCAGCATCAACGCCAGACTGAATCTGGTCGCCAGCTTTCAGGCCCTTAGGGGCCAGGATGTAACGGCGTTCGCCATCTTTGTACAGAACCAGCGCGATGTTCGCGGAACGGTTCGGATCGTACTCAAGACGTTCAACAACTGCCGGGATACCATCTTTGTTGCGTTTGAAGTCAACAAGACGGTAAGCCTGCTTGTGGCCACCACCGATATGACGAGTGGTGATACGGCCATTGTTGTTACGACCACCGGATTTGCTGTTTTTTTCCAGCAACGGAGCAAAAGGTTTGCCCTTGTGCAGCTCAGGGTTAACCACTTTAACTACGTGGCGACGACCCGGAGATGTCGGTTTACATTTAACAACTGCCATTGTATTACTCCTCCGACTTACTCAGCGCCGCCAACGAAGTCCAGATTCTGGCCTTCTTTCAGGGTGACGTAAGCTTTTTTCCAGTCGCTACGACGACCGATACGCTGTCCGTGACGTTTAACTTTCCCTTTAACTACCAGGGTGTTAACGACTTCGACTTCGACTTCAAACAGTTTCTGCACAGCAGCTTTGATTTCTGCTTTGGTCGCGTCTTTTGCAACTTTGAGAACGATGGTGTTGGTTTTTTCCATCGCAGTAGACGCTTTTTCAGAAACGTGCGGTGCACGCAGCACCTTCAGCAGACGTTCTTCACGAATCATGCCAGCATCTCCTCAACTTGCTTAACAGCATCAGCAGTCATTACGACTTTGTCGAAGGCGATCAGGCTAACCGGGTCGATACCAGTCGCGTCGCGAACATCAACCTTGTGCAGGTTGCGCGCGGCCAGGAACAGGTTCTCGTCCAGCTCACCGGTGATGATCAACACATCTTCCAGAGCCATGTCTTTCAGTTTCTGAGCCAGCAGCTTGGTTTTCGGTGCTTCAACAGAGAACTGCTCGACAACGATCAGACGATCCTGACGTACCAGTTCGGACAGGATGCTTTTCAGCGCGCCGCGGTACATCTTTTTGTTAACTTTTTGACTGTGGTCCTGCGGACGCGCAGCGAAGGTTACGCCACCAGAACGCCAGATCGGGCTCTTAATAGAACCTGAACGAGCACGACCGGTGCCTTTCTGGCGCCACGGTTTTTTACCGGAACCAGTTACTTCAGCACGGGTCTTCTGAGCACGAGTACCCTGACGAGCACCAGCTGCGTAAGCTACAACAACCTGGTGTACCAGCGCTTCGTTAAAGTCACGACCGAAGGTAGTTTCGGAAACAGTCAGCGCGCTCTGCGCGTCTTTCAATACTAATTCCATTGCTATCTCCTCACGCCTTCACAGCTGGTTTAACGATCAGGTCGCTACCGGTTGCACCCGGGACAGCACCTTTAACCAGCAGCAGGTTGCGCTCAGCGTCAACACGTACTACGTCCAGGCTCTGAACGGTTACGCGCTCATTACCCAGCTGACCTGCCATTTTCTTGCCCTTGAACACTTTGCCCGGAGTCTGGTTCTGACCGATAGAACCCGGAACGCGGTGAGACAGGGAGTTACCGTGGGTAGCATCCTGGGTACGGAAGTTCCAGCGCTTAACGGTACCTGCGAAACCTTTACCTTTAGAGGTGCCAGTT
The nucleotide sequence above comes from Kosakonia sp. H02. Encoded proteins:
- the rplR gene encoding 50S ribosomal protein L18, which codes for MDKKSARIRRATRARRKLKELGATRLVVHRTPRHIYAQVIASNGSEVLVAASTVEKAISEQLKYTGNKDAAAAVGKAVAERALEKGIKDVSFDRSGFQYHGRVQALADAAREAGLQF
- the rplF gene encoding 50S ribosomal protein L6, which produces MSRVAKAPVVIPAGVDVKINGQVITIKGKNGELTRTLNDAVEVNQADNALTFGPRDGYVDGWAQAGTARALLNSMVIGVTEGFTKKLQLVGVGYRAAVKGNVVNLSLGFSHPVDHQLPAGITAECPTQTEIVLKGADKQVIGQVAADLRAYRRPEPYKGKGVRYADEVVRTKEAKKK
- the rpsH gene encoding 30S ribosomal protein S8, with product MSMQDPIADMLTRIRNGQTANKAAVTMPSSRLKVAIANVLKEEGFIEDFKIEGDTKPELEVTLKYFQGKAVVESIQRISRPGLRIYKKKDELPKVMGGMGIAVVSTSKGVMTDRAARQAGLGGEIICYVA
- the rpsN gene encoding 30S ribosomal protein S14, whose product is MAKQSMKAREVKRVALAEKYFAKRAELKAIISDVNASDEDRWNAVLKLQSLPRDSSPSRQRNRCRQTGRPHGFLRKFGLSRIKVRESAMRGEIPGLKKASW
- the rplE gene encoding 50S ribosomal protein L5 codes for the protein MAKLHDYYKDEVVSKLMTEFNYNSVMQVPRVEKITLNMGVGEAIADKKLLDNAAADLAAISGQKPLITKARKSVAGFKIRQGYPIGCKVTLRGERMWEFFERLITIAVPRIRDFRGLSAKSFDGRGNYSMGVREQIIFPEIDYDKVDRVRGLDITITTTAKSDEEGRALLAAFDFPFRK
- the rplX gene encoding 50S ribosomal protein L24, whose translation is MAAKIRRDDEVIVLTGKDKGKRGKVKNVLSSGKIIVEGINLVKKHQKPVPALNQPGGIVEKEAAIQVSNVALFNAATGKADRVGFRFEDGKKVRFFKSNSETIK
- the rplN gene encoding 50S ribosomal protein L14, producing the protein MIQEQTMLNVADNSGARRVMCIKVLGGSHRRYAGVGDIIKITIKEAIPRGKVKKGDVLKAVVVRTKKGVRRPDGSVIRFDGNACVILNNNSEQPIGTRIFGPVTRELRNEKFMKIISLAPEVL
- the rpsQ gene encoding 30S ribosomal protein S17; the encoded protein is MTDKIRTLQGRVVSDKMEKSIVVAIERFVKHPIYGKFIKRTTKLHVHDENNECGTGDVVEIRECRPLSKTKSWTLVRVVEKAVL
- the rpmC gene encoding 50S ribosomal protein L29, encoding MKAKELREKSVEELNTELLNLLREQFNLRMQAASGQLQQTHLLKQVRRDVARVKTLLTEKAGA
- the rplP gene encoding 50S ribosomal protein L16, whose amino-acid sequence is MLQPKRTKFRKVHKGRNRGLAQGTDVSFGTYGLKAVGRGRLTARQIEAARRAMTRAVKRQGKIWIRVFPDKPITEKPLEVRMGKGKGNVEYWVALIQPGKVLYEMDGVPEELAREAFELAAAKLPIKTTFVTKTVM
- the rpsC gene encoding 30S ribosomal protein S3; the encoded protein is MGQKVHPNGIRLGIVKPWNSTWFANTKEFADNLDSDFKVRQFLTKELAKASVSRIVIERPAKSIRVTIHTARPGIVIGKKGEDVEKLRKVVADIAGVPAQINIAEVRKPELDAKLVADSITSQLERRVMFRRAMKRAVQNAMRLGAKGIKVEVSGRLGGAEIARTEWYREGRVPLHTLRADIDYNTSEAHTTYGVIGVKVWIFKGEILGGMAAVEQPEKPAAQPKKQQRKGRK
- the rplV gene encoding 50S ribosomal protein L22, which produces METLAQHRHARSSAQKVRLVADLIRGKKVSQALDILTYTNKKAAVLVKKVLESAIANAEHNDGADIDDLKVTKIFVDEGPSMKRIMPRAKGRADRILKRTSHITVVVSDR
- the rpsS gene encoding 30S ribosomal protein S19, which encodes MPRSLKKGPFIDLHLLKKVEKAVESGDKKPLRTWSRRSTIFPNMIGLTIAVHNGRQHVPVFVSDEMVGHKLGEFAPTRTYRGHAADKKAKKK
- the rplB gene encoding 50S ribosomal protein L2, translated to MAVVKCKPTSPGRRHVVKVVNPELHKGKPFAPLLEKNSKSGGRNNNGRITTRHIGGGHKQAYRLVDFKRNKDGIPAVVERLEYDPNRSANIALVLYKDGERRYILAPKGLKAGDQIQSGVDAAIKAGNTLPMRNIPVGSTVHNVEMKPGKGGQLARSAGTYVQIVARDGAYVTLRLRSGEMRKVEAECRATLGEVGNAEHMLRVLGKAGAARWRGVRPTVRGTAMNPVDHPHGGGEGRNFGKHPVTPWGVQTKGKKTRSNKRTDKFIVRRRSK
- the rplW gene encoding 50S ribosomal protein L23; protein product: MIREERLLKVLRAPHVSEKASTAMEKTNTIVLKVAKDATKAEIKAAVQKLFEVEVEVVNTLVVKGKVKRHGQRIGRRSDWKKAYVTLKEGQNLDFVGGAE
- the rplD gene encoding 50S ribosomal protein L4, whose protein sequence is MELVLKDAQSALTVSETTFGRDFNEALVHQVVVAYAAGARQGTRAQKTRAEVTGSGKKPWRQKGTGRARSGSIKSPIWRSGGVTFAARPQDHSQKVNKKMYRGALKSILSELVRQDRLIVVEQFSVEAPKTKLLAQKLKDMALEDVLIITGELDENLFLAARNLHKVDVRDATGIDPVSLIAFDKVVMTADAVKQVEEMLA